A window of the Scylla paramamosain isolate STU-SP2022 unplaced genomic scaffold, ASM3559412v1 Contig71, whole genome shotgun sequence genome harbors these coding sequences:
- the LOC135098628 gene encoding putative uncharacterized protein DDB_G0281733 isoform X1 — translation MVPLDLELLAELEEEATSHYTEEDNQFTEHCKKSLPKPPILPADRFDRNRQCRGNFRHQDYRKEGGCRDQGEYRGHGNYRDRGNYRDHRWEYSDHRQGRFVSDHRDHDDSRRDSEKRKYRSEKESDEYGRRNYQSSKYYNGWGGGGCHPVEFCESSGWYIYLSSGTSHKLPRH, via the exons ATGGTGCCTCTCGACCTCGAGCTTCTGgctgagctggaggaggaagcaacCTCTCACTATACTGAGGAGGATAACCAGTTTACAGAG CACTGCAAGAAGAGCCTGCCTAAGCCGCCAATACTCCCTGCTGACAGATTTGACCGCAACAGACAGTGCAGAGGCAACTTTAGGCATCAAGactacaggaaggaaggaggctgcAGGGATCAAGGGGAGTACAGAGGTCATGGGAATTATAGGGATCGTGGGAATTACAGGGATCACAGGTGGGAATATTCTGACCACAGGCAAGGGAGGTTTGTCAGTGACCACAGAGATCATGATGACAGCAGAAGGGATAGCGAGAAGAGGAAGTACAGGTCTGAGAAGGAGAGTGATGAGTATGGAAGAAGGAATTACCAGTCCAGCAAATACTACaatgggtggggggggggggggtgtcatcCTGTTGAGTTTTGTGAATCCAGTGGCTggtatatttatctttcatcagGGACTTCACACAAGCTTCCACGCCATTAA